Proteins encoded by one window of Musa acuminata AAA Group cultivar baxijiao chromosome BXJ2-9, Cavendish_Baxijiao_AAA, whole genome shotgun sequence:
- the LOC103998738 gene encoding U-box domain-containing protein 35-like isoform X2: MQRVMSQKEQSDGQARQLVAVAVDRDKSSHAAFRWALDNVVTKGQTLTLIHVNTKSGYGDDARDVFVPFRCFCTRKDVYNKDVILEDTDVAKAIIGFVADAAIEKLVVGSSSSRGGFVRSFRNSDISTNIYKGVPDFCTVYLIHKGKVSSVKNAVRPAPAFSLLQKQIQGLSSVRPDSLDHSHKNDMKDRNFLMPSEAAFAPRNLQREDESIKSPFTRGTCVSTKKSNGEMMIDGDKSLANARSYPPRLSNISDTYDCNSESSCSSGNEVASLSSESLSSQPKEDVEAKLNRLRLELKQTMDMYSTARREALTAKQKAMELQRWKMEDEPRLEEAQLVKEAANVFAQRETAEASRKIAASKSQKNIRGEVIAETEKNDFEALSHTSLSYRKYTIEEIEVATDHYAQDRKIGEGGYGPVYRGYLDHTPVAIKVLRPDAAQGRTQFQREVEILCCIRHPNMVLLLGACPEHGCLVYEYMANGSLEDCLFRRGNTPPIPWQHRFRIAAEIGTGLLFLHQTKPEPLVHRDLKPANILLDRNYVSKISDVGLARLVPPTAADHTTQYCMTATAGTFCYIDPEYQQTGMLGVKSDIYSLGIILLQIITSKSPMGLAHYMERAIERGTFTEMLDQSVPDWPVEEALRLAKLALKCAELRRKDRPDLAMVILPELDRLRDLAEENMQYFVFGSNPHPSLMHTPVSTQDIINGSSTTPSGYESSSGSSMAGSRLSIF; the protein is encoded by the exons ATGCAGAGAGTCATGTCACAGAAAGAGCAGTCGGATGGCCAAGCACGCCAACTGGTAGCAGTGGCCGTCGACAGGGACAAGAGCAGCCACGCTGCCTTCAGATGGGCTCTGGACAATGTTGTCACCAAAGGCCAAACCCTCACCCTCATCCATGTCAACACCAAGT CGGGGTATGGAGATGATGCAAGGGACGTTTTTGTCCCTTTTCGATGCTTTTGCACAAGAAAGGAT GTATATAACAAAGATGTCATACTTGAAGACACTGATGTTGCCAAAGCGATCATAGGGTTCGTTGCTGATGCTGCAATTGAAAAGCTAGTGGTTGGTTCATCATCATCAAGAGGTGGATTTGTCAG ATCATTCAGAAACTCAGACATCAGTACCAATATCTACAAAGGTGTGCCTGATTTCTGTACTGTCTACCTCATCCATAAGGGGAAGGTATCCTCCGTGAAGAATGCCGTCCGGCCAGCTCCAGCCTTCTCTCTTCTCCAGAAGCAAATCCAAGGCCTTTCAAGTGTTAGACCTGACTCACTGGACCATAGTCACAAGAATGACATGAAAG ATCGGAATTTCCTAATGCCAAGTGAAGCTGCATTTGCTCCACGGAATCTGCAAAGAGAGGATGAATCGATCAA GTCACCTTTTACTAGGGGAACATGTGTTTCAACCAAAAAATCTAATGGAGAGATGATGATTGATGGCGATAAATCACTTGCCAATGCCCGCTCCTATCCTCCAAGATTGTCAAACATTTCAGACACCTATGATTGCAATTCTGAATCATCATGCTCATCTGGAAATGAGGTCGCTTCCCTATCTAGTGAGAGTCTATCATCTCAGCCTAAG GAAGATGTTGAAGCTAAGCTGAACAGGCTGAGATTAGAACTCAAGCAAACCATGGACATGTACAGCACAGCACGCAGAGAAGCACTAACAGCTAAACAGAAG GCAATGGAGCTGCAACGCTGGAAGATGGAGGACGAGCCAAGATTAGAAGAAGCTCAACTGGTGAAAGAAGCGGCTAATGTTTTTGCACAAAGAGAGACTGCCGAAGCATCCAGAAAAATTGCAGCGTCAAAATCACAAAAGAACATCAGAGGAGAGGTGATTGCAGAGACTGAGAAGAATGATTTTGAAGCACTGTCACATACAAGTCTCAGTTATAGGAAGTACACAATAGAGGAGATAGAAGTAGCCACTGACCATTATGCACAGGACAGAAAAATTGGAGAAGGTGGTTATGGACCTGTTTACAGAGGTTATCTGGATCATACGCCCGTTGCCATTAAGGTTCTGCGTCCAGATGCTGCCCAAGGCAGAACGCAGTTTCAGCGAGAG GTTGAAATATTATGCTGCATCCGACATCCAAATATGGTTCTACTGCTGGGCGCTTGCCCAGAACATGGCTGCCTTGTGTATGAGTACATGGCAAATGGAAGCTTGGAAGATTGCTTATTCAGGCGAGGGAATACACCACCCATTCCTTGGCAGCATAGGTTCCGGATTGCTGCAGAGATTGGCACAGGCCTCCTCTTTCTACACCAGACTAAACCAGAGCCACTGGTTCACAGAGACCTTAAGCCTGCCAACATCCTCCTTGACAGGAATTACGTCAGCAAGATCAGCGATGTTGGACTTGCCCGGTTGGTTCCCCCAACTGCAGCAGACCATACCACCCAGTATTGCATGACAGCCACTGCTGGCACATTCTGCTATATCGACCCGGAGTATCAGCAAACTGGCATGCTCGGTGTAAAGTCTGATATATACTCTCTTGGAATCATATTGTTGCAAATTATCACTAGCAAATCTCCCATGGGGTTGGCACACTATATGGAGCGTGCAATCGAGAGAGGAACGTTCACAGAGATGTTGGACCAATCAGTACCAGATTGGCCAGTTGAGGAAGCATTAAGGTTAGCCAAGTTGGCACTGAAGTGTGCAGAGCTCAGACGGAAGGATCGACCAGATCTTGCAATGGTCATACTGCCAGAACTTGACAGACTTAGAGATCTTGCTGAGGAGAACATGCAGTACTTTGTGTTTGGGAGCAACCCGCACCCCTCACTCATGCACACCCCAGTTTCTACACAA GATATCATTAATGGCTCTTCAACCACACCATCTGGATACGAAAGCTCAAGTGGATCATCAATGGCTGGAAGCAGATTGAGCATTTTCTGA
- the LOC103998738 gene encoding U-box domain-containing protein 35-like isoform X1 — MMENGRFQAMQRVMSQKEQSDGQARQLVAVAVDRDKSSHAAFRWALDNVVTKGQTLTLIHVNTKSGYGDDARDVFVPFRCFCTRKDVYNKDVILEDTDVAKAIIGFVADAAIEKLVVGSSSSRGGFVRSFRNSDISTNIYKGVPDFCTVYLIHKGKVSSVKNAVRPAPAFSLLQKQIQGLSSVRPDSLDHSHKNDMKDRNFLMPSEAAFAPRNLQREDESIKSPFTRGTCVSTKKSNGEMMIDGDKSLANARSYPPRLSNISDTYDCNSESSCSSGNEVASLSSESLSSQPKEDVEAKLNRLRLELKQTMDMYSTARREALTAKQKAMELQRWKMEDEPRLEEAQLVKEAANVFAQRETAEASRKIAASKSQKNIRGEVIAETEKNDFEALSHTSLSYRKYTIEEIEVATDHYAQDRKIGEGGYGPVYRGYLDHTPVAIKVLRPDAAQGRTQFQREVEILCCIRHPNMVLLLGACPEHGCLVYEYMANGSLEDCLFRRGNTPPIPWQHRFRIAAEIGTGLLFLHQTKPEPLVHRDLKPANILLDRNYVSKISDVGLARLVPPTAADHTTQYCMTATAGTFCYIDPEYQQTGMLGVKSDIYSLGIILLQIITSKSPMGLAHYMERAIERGTFTEMLDQSVPDWPVEEALRLAKLALKCAELRRKDRPDLAMVILPELDRLRDLAEENMQYFVFGSNPHPSLMHTPVSTQDIINGSSTTPSGYESSSGSSMAGSRLSIF, encoded by the exons ATGATGGAGAATGGCCGATTCCAAGCAATGCAGAGAGTCATGTCACAGAAAGAGCAGTCGGATGGCCAAGCACGCCAACTGGTAGCAGTGGCCGTCGACAGGGACAAGAGCAGCCACGCTGCCTTCAGATGGGCTCTGGACAATGTTGTCACCAAAGGCCAAACCCTCACCCTCATCCATGTCAACACCAAGT CGGGGTATGGAGATGATGCAAGGGACGTTTTTGTCCCTTTTCGATGCTTTTGCACAAGAAAGGAT GTATATAACAAAGATGTCATACTTGAAGACACTGATGTTGCCAAAGCGATCATAGGGTTCGTTGCTGATGCTGCAATTGAAAAGCTAGTGGTTGGTTCATCATCATCAAGAGGTGGATTTGTCAG ATCATTCAGAAACTCAGACATCAGTACCAATATCTACAAAGGTGTGCCTGATTTCTGTACTGTCTACCTCATCCATAAGGGGAAGGTATCCTCCGTGAAGAATGCCGTCCGGCCAGCTCCAGCCTTCTCTCTTCTCCAGAAGCAAATCCAAGGCCTTTCAAGTGTTAGACCTGACTCACTGGACCATAGTCACAAGAATGACATGAAAG ATCGGAATTTCCTAATGCCAAGTGAAGCTGCATTTGCTCCACGGAATCTGCAAAGAGAGGATGAATCGATCAA GTCACCTTTTACTAGGGGAACATGTGTTTCAACCAAAAAATCTAATGGAGAGATGATGATTGATGGCGATAAATCACTTGCCAATGCCCGCTCCTATCCTCCAAGATTGTCAAACATTTCAGACACCTATGATTGCAATTCTGAATCATCATGCTCATCTGGAAATGAGGTCGCTTCCCTATCTAGTGAGAGTCTATCATCTCAGCCTAAG GAAGATGTTGAAGCTAAGCTGAACAGGCTGAGATTAGAACTCAAGCAAACCATGGACATGTACAGCACAGCACGCAGAGAAGCACTAACAGCTAAACAGAAG GCAATGGAGCTGCAACGCTGGAAGATGGAGGACGAGCCAAGATTAGAAGAAGCTCAACTGGTGAAAGAAGCGGCTAATGTTTTTGCACAAAGAGAGACTGCCGAAGCATCCAGAAAAATTGCAGCGTCAAAATCACAAAAGAACATCAGAGGAGAGGTGATTGCAGAGACTGAGAAGAATGATTTTGAAGCACTGTCACATACAAGTCTCAGTTATAGGAAGTACACAATAGAGGAGATAGAAGTAGCCACTGACCATTATGCACAGGACAGAAAAATTGGAGAAGGTGGTTATGGACCTGTTTACAGAGGTTATCTGGATCATACGCCCGTTGCCATTAAGGTTCTGCGTCCAGATGCTGCCCAAGGCAGAACGCAGTTTCAGCGAGAG GTTGAAATATTATGCTGCATCCGACATCCAAATATGGTTCTACTGCTGGGCGCTTGCCCAGAACATGGCTGCCTTGTGTATGAGTACATGGCAAATGGAAGCTTGGAAGATTGCTTATTCAGGCGAGGGAATACACCACCCATTCCTTGGCAGCATAGGTTCCGGATTGCTGCAGAGATTGGCACAGGCCTCCTCTTTCTACACCAGACTAAACCAGAGCCACTGGTTCACAGAGACCTTAAGCCTGCCAACATCCTCCTTGACAGGAATTACGTCAGCAAGATCAGCGATGTTGGACTTGCCCGGTTGGTTCCCCCAACTGCAGCAGACCATACCACCCAGTATTGCATGACAGCCACTGCTGGCACATTCTGCTATATCGACCCGGAGTATCAGCAAACTGGCATGCTCGGTGTAAAGTCTGATATATACTCTCTTGGAATCATATTGTTGCAAATTATCACTAGCAAATCTCCCATGGGGTTGGCACACTATATGGAGCGTGCAATCGAGAGAGGAACGTTCACAGAGATGTTGGACCAATCAGTACCAGATTGGCCAGTTGAGGAAGCATTAAGGTTAGCCAAGTTGGCACTGAAGTGTGCAGAGCTCAGACGGAAGGATCGACCAGATCTTGCAATGGTCATACTGCCAGAACTTGACAGACTTAGAGATCTTGCTGAGGAGAACATGCAGTACTTTGTGTTTGGGAGCAACCCGCACCCCTCACTCATGCACACCCCAGTTTCTACACAA GATATCATTAATGGCTCTTCAACCACACCATCTGGATACGAAAGCTCAAGTGGATCATCAATGGCTGGAAGCAGATTGAGCATTTTCTGA